Proteins from one Chroococcidiopsis sp. CCMEE 29 genomic window:
- a CDS encoding nuclear transport factor 2 family protein, producing MPIIRVTLLEDFASSQQKSEIVQELSNTLANVMGEIVRPYTYALVDEVSSGAWSIQGGALMTEEMMRAGIGTSNQQRALRLTEQRVRQAYDVLASGDRQRIEEYWDKDMTWLVPGHNQISGLKRGLDEFLSFMDKVGFLTDNSFQMSWDRVLITGDTSVDIRHNTGHRAGDETRRLDIDVVHVLRWHEGKVIEGRGAIFGDGTAQFDEFWR from the coding sequence ATGCCTATTATTCGCGTCACCCTCTTAGAAGACTTCGCTAGTTCCCAGCAAAAAAGCGAGATTGTTCAAGAATTAAGTAATACCCTTGCAAATGTCATGGGTGAAATTGTCCGTCCTTACACCTATGCCTTGGTTGATGAAGTCTCATCAGGTGCTTGGAGTATTCAAGGTGGGGCGCTGATGACTGAAGAAATGATGAGAGCTGGGATCGGCACATCAAATCAGCAACGGGCGCTTCGCTTGACTGAACAGCGTGTCAGACAAGCATACGACGTGCTAGCTAGCGGAGACAGACAGAGAATTGAGGAGTACTGGGATAAAGATATGACCTGGTTAGTTCCAGGGCACAATCAGATCTCTGGCTTGAAAAGAGGCTTAGATGAGTTCCTGTCTTTCATGGACAAGGTAGGATTCCTCACCGACAACAGTTTCCAAATGTCCTGGGATAGAGTTCTAATTACTGGAGACACTTCTGTAGATATCAGACACAATACCGGACATCGTGCTGGAGACGAAACTAGACGGCTCGATATCGACGTTGTCCACGTCCTGCGCTGGCACGAAGGCAAAGTGATTGAAGGTAGAGGAGCTATTTTTGGCGACGGTACTGCCCAGTTTGACGAGTTCTGGCGTTAA